GTATTGGTTCAGATGGATATGAACGAAGATACATGGCACTTGGTTAAGAGTGTACCTCAGGTGATGGGTTTCATCGGCGGAACGAGTGATCGTCCGGCTCCGATTACGCAGAAAGAAGTGGATCGTATCCTTCAGCGCGTTGAAACGAGTGTTGATAAGCCGCGTCCTAAGGTTATCTATGAGCCAGGCGAAATGGTTCGTGTTATCGATGGTCCTTTCAAAGAATTTGAAGCGGTTATCGAAGGTGTCGATTACGACAAGAACAAGCTACAAGTTTCGGTATTAATTTTTGGTCGTTCAACTCCGGTTGAGCTTGAGTTCACTCAAGTCGAAAAGAATTAATATTTTTTCATCGGGAAGCTGAGTGTCTGGTTGGATGCGAGGCGTTATACCCAAATTAGGAGAAAATCATGGCTAAGAAGATTGAAGCCTATATCAAGTTGCAGGTTCCTGCGGGAAATGCAAACCCTAGTCCACCAGTTGGTCCTGCTCTAGGTCAGCACGGTGTTAACATTATGGAATTCTGTAAAGCGTTCAACGCACAGACTCAGAGCCTTGAAAAAGGTATGCCAGTTCCTGTTGTTATCTCTGTATACAGCGACCGTAGCTTTACATTCATCACTAAGACTCCTCCAGCGTCAATTCTTTTGAAGAAAGCGGCTGGCATCAAGTCTGGTTCTGGTGTTCCAAACGTAAACAAAGTTGGTACAGTGACACGCGCTCAGCTTGAAGAGATCGCTAACACTAAAATGGCTGATTTGAATGCAAACGATTTGGATGCTGCAGTTAAGATCATTGCGGGTTCTGCTCGTTCAATGGGTCTAGTGGTAGAGGGTTAATAAGATGGCAAAGTTGACTAAAAAACAAAAGCTTTTCGCTGAAAAAGTAAACCGTGATGCATCTTATGACATCGTTGAAGGTCTAAACCTGGTTAAAGAGTTAGCGACTGCTAAGTTCGTAGAATCAGTTGATGTTTCAGTTCGTCTAGGTATCGATCCTCGTAAATCTGATCAGGTTGTACGTGGCGCGACTGTAATGCCTAACGGTACTGGTAAAGACGTTCGCGTAGCAGTATTTACAGGTGAAGCTAACCAGGCTGCTGCGAAAGAAGCGGGTGCTGAATTCGTAGGTATGGAAGACCTGGCTGACGAAATCAAGAAAGGTATGATGGATTTCGACGTAGTAATCGCTTCTCCAGACGCTATGCGCGTTGTTGGTATGCTGGGTCAGGTTCTAGGTCCGCGTGGTCTTATGCCTAACCCTAAGACTGGTACTGTAACACCTGATGTTGTTGGTGCTATCAATAACGCTAAAGCTGGTCAGGTTCGTTTCCGTGCAGATAAAGCGGGTATCATCCACGCTTCTATCGGTACTGTTGCTTTCGAAGCAGACAAGCTGAAAGAAAACTTAAATGCCTTAATGGAAGACCTAAACAAAGCGAAGCCTGCTTCAGCTAAAGGTACTTACGTTAAGAAAGTGACTATCTCATCTACAATGGGTCCAGGCCTAGTAGTTGATCAGTCATCACTATAATGATGGTTGCGCCGAGTAATCGGTGCAGGCATTATTTGCGAATAGGGTCTCCTAAAACCTATAGGTTGATAGAGAGCGCCCATCGCAGACCGTAGGCGAGTGCATCAATTGTACTCTTAATAGATTTAAGCCTACGTAGATGGAAGAGTTTGATTTGATATGAATCAAACTGTTTTGGAGGTTATATGGCACTCAATATCGAAGATAAAAAGCTGGTCGTTGAAGAAGTTTCTGCTATTGCATCAGAAGCTGGTTCAATCGTAGCTGCTGAATATCGTGGGTTGACTGTAGAGCAAATGACCACATTACGTGCTAACGCTCGTGAAGCGGGTGTGCAGATTCGAGTTGTTAAAAACTCTCTTGCACGTCGTGCTGTAGCTGGTACTAAATTTGAAGACATGGCTGACACTTTTACAGGTCCGCTTGTTTATGCATTCGCTGGCGAAGAGCTAGGAACTGCTGCGCGTGTTTTCAAAGACTTCGCGAAAAGCAATGACAAACTAATCGTTAAGTCATTGTCTATCGGTGAAGGTGTAATGGACGCTAGCCAGTTGGCTGCCGTTGCTGCTCTACCTACATACGATGAAGCTGTTGCGAAACTTCTATTTGTTATGAAAGAGCCTGTTGCGAAACTTGCTCGCGCACTTACTGCGATCAAAGAACAAAAAGAAGCGGAAGCCGCTTAATTTATTAAACATAAGTTTAAAACCTATTTAATTTTTGGAGATTACAATGTCTGTATCAAAAGATGATATTTTAGAAGCAGTTGCCAACATGTCTGTAATGGAAGTTGTAGAACTTGTTGAAGCAATGGAAGAGAAATTTGGTGTATCTGCTGCCGCTATGGTTGCTGCTGGTCCTGCTGGTGACGCTGGTGCGGGCGCAGAAGAGAAGACTGAATTTGACGTTATCCTAACTGGCGCTGGCGACAACAAGGTTGCAGCGATCAAAGCAGTTCGTGGTGCGACAGGTCTTGGTCTTAAGGAAGCTAAAGAAGCAGTTGAAAGCGCTCCATTCACACTTAAAGAAGGTGTGTCTAAGGAAGAAGCTGAAGCTATGGCTAACGACCTTAAAGAAGCTGGTATCGAAGTCGAAGTTAAGTAATTTAACTTTTACTGCTGATCCACAGCATGAATTGGCTGGCGTTTTTGCGTCGGCCTTTTCGTGTTTTAGAGTGTGTAAAAGTGTGCTAGAGCTTACAAAGGTGGAGCTACCACAGTTTTATGCATTACCGAGCCCCTTACAGGGCTCTCTGACAACTTATCCCTGAGGTAAACGATGACTTATTCTTTGACTGAAAAGAAACGAGTTCGTAAAGATTTCGCAACTCGCCCATCAATTCTAGAAGTACCTTACCTACTTTCTTTGCAGAAAGGTTCTTTCCACGACTTTCTACAATTGGATAAAAAGCCAGCCGAGCGCGACTTCGTCGGTTTGCATGCCGCTTTTAGTTCTGTATTTCCAATCGAAGGTGTTGCCGGCACTGCCGACCTAGAATATGTGAGTTATCACATGGGTCAACCTGAGTTTGACGTAAAAGAGTGTAAGCAGCGTGGTGTGACTTACGCGGCACCTCTACGTGTGAAAATGCGTTTGGTTATCTATGATAAAGATGCGCCTGCTGGTAAGCGTCCGGTTAAGGACATGAAGGAGCAGGAAGTTTATTTGGGTGATATCCCGTTAATGACGGATAACGGGACTTTCGTTATCAACGGTACTGAGCGTGTAATTGTGACTCAGTTGCACCGTTCACCGGGTGTAATCTTCGATAGCGACAAAGGTAAGTCTCACTCTTCAGGTAAGTTGTTGTTTAATGCGCGTATCATTCCTTACCGTGGTTCTTGGTTGGACTTTGAGTTTGATCACAATGATTGCTTGTTCACTCGTATTGACCGCCGCCGTAAATTACCTATTTCAGTATTGTTACGTGCTATGGGTTACTCAAACGAAGAAATTCTGGGAAGCTTCCTGGAGTCTAACGTTGTTAAGTTCAATAAAAAAGGTTTTGAGCTTGAGATCAACGCCGAGCAGTTGAAAGGCCAGAACTCTCCGTTCGATATTGAACATGACGGCAAGAAGATCGTTGAAGTTGGTCAGAAGATCACTGCACGTACCGTTAAGCAGATGGATGCTGCCGGTATCAAGACCGCTAAGGTTTCTCCTGAATATTTACTGGGTAAAATCCTGGCGACAGGTATTACAGATAAGACAACTGGTGAATTGGTTGCTCGTACCAACGATGTATTGACTGTCGAGCTATTGGAAAAAATCGTCGCTATCGGTAAGGGTGAACTTAAGATCCTATTTATCGATGAGCTGGAAAACGGACCATATATCCCAGATACATTGAATCTGGATACAACCACTTCCCAGTTGGAAGCACAGATTGAAATTTATCGCATGATGCGTCCTGGTGAGCCACCAACGAAGGAATCTTCGGAAGCGTTGTTCCAGAGCCTATTCTTTGATGATTCACGTTATGACCTGTCTTCTGTTGGTCGTATGAAGCTGAACCGTCGTTTAGGTCGCAAAGACAATAACGGTAGTCTGGTACTAGAAAACCAGGATGTTATCGATGTGGTTCGTGAACTGATCAATATCCGTAACGGTTTAAGCACTATCGATGATATCGATACCTTAGGTAACCGTCGTATCCGTGCGGTTGGTGAAATGGCTGAGAACGCATTCCGTGTTGGTTTGGTTCGTGTTGAGCGCGCGGTGAAAGAGCGTCTGAACCAGGCTGAATCTGATGGCCTGATGCCTCAGGACCTAATCAATGCTAAGCCCGTTTCTGCGGCAATCAAAGAGTTCTTCGGATCGTCTCAGTTGTCACAGTTCATGGATCAGGTTAACCCGCTTTCGGAAGTCACACACAAGCGTCGTGTTTCGGCTCTTGGGCCAGGTGGTTTGACACGTGAGCGTGCCGGTTTTGAGGTACGTGACGTACACCCAACTCACTACGGTCGTGTATGTCCTATCGAAACACCTGAAGGACCAAACATCGGTTTGATCAATACGCTAGCGATCTACGCTAAGACAAACGAATATGGTTTCCTGGAAACACCATATCGTAAGGTTGTCGATGGTCAGGTAACAGAAGAAGTTGAATATGTTTCTGCGATCGACGAAGCACAATTCGTTATCGCGCAGGCGAGTGCGAATGTTGATAAGGACGGTAAGTTCTTAGACAACTTGGTTTCAGCTCGTCACCAAAATGAGTTTACCCTAGCAAATACCGCTGATATCGACTATATGGATGTATCTCCTAAGCAGATCGTATCGGTTGCGGCATCGCTTATCCCGTTCCTAGAACACGATGATGCCAACCGTGCCTTGATGGGTGCGAACATGCAGCGTCAGGCGGTTCCTACATTACGTGCCGATAAGCCTTTAGTAGGAACAGGTATCGAGAAGACGGTTGCAATCGACTCTGGCGTCACGGTGGTTGCAGACCGTGGCGGTGAAGTGCTTTCATCTGACGCCGCTCGTATCGTGGTTCGTGTCAATGGCGATGAGATCAAAGAGGGTGAATCTGGTGTAGATATCTACAACCTGGTCAAGTACCAGCGTTCTAACCAAAACACTTGTATCAACCAGAAGCCTATCGTTAAGGCGGGTGATACAGTAGTTCGTGGTGACGTTCTTGCTGACGGTCCTTCTACAGACCTTGGTGAATTGGCGCTTGGTCAGAACATGCGAATCGCGTTCATGCCTTGGAATGGTTATAACTTCGAAGACTCGATTTTGATCTCTGAGCGTGTCGTTCAAGAAGACCGTTATACTTCGATTCACATCGAAGAACTAACATGTTTGGCTCGTGATACAAAGCTTGGGCCAGAAGAAATTACAGCGGATATTCCTAACGTTGGTGAATCAGCACTGGCACGTCTGGATGACTGCGGTATCGTTCACGTAGGGGCTGAAGTCAAGCAGGGCGATATTCTTGTAGGTAAGGTAACGCCTAAGGGTGAAACTCAGCTGACGCCTGAAGAAAAACTGCTGCGCGCTATTTTCGGTGAAAAAGCATCCGATGTTAAAGATACATCATTGCGTGTAACCAAAGGTGTTGAAGGGACGGTGATCGACGTTCAGGTATTCACTCGTGAAGGCGTTCAGAAAGATGAACGCGCGCTAGCGATTCAGGAAGAGGAATTGGCTCGCGTCCGTAAGGATATCGACGAACAGTACACCATTCTTGAAGCCGATATGATGGCTCGTATCCGTACTGCATTGAACGGTAAGAAACTGGTTGACGGTACTAAGGTTGATGATGCATACCTAGATGGTGTTGATGAAGCCAAGTGGTTCTCATTAAATGTTGATGATGCCGATATGGTGACATTCCTGGAGCAGTCCGAAGCCTATCTAAAAGATAGCCGTAAGAAATTCAACGAAATGTTTGAAGAGAAGCGTAAGAAGCTTACTCAAGGTGACGATTTGGCACCGGGTGTTTCGAAGATGGTTAAGGTTTACGTTGCTATTAAGCGTCGTATCCAGCCTGGTGATAAGATGGCGGGTCGTCACGGTAACAAGGGTGTTATCTCACGTATCTGTCCAGTAGAAGATATGCCTTACGATGAAACAGGTCGTCCGGTTGATATCTGCTTGAACCCTCTAGGTGTACCGTCACGTATGAACGTTGGTCAGATCCTTGAAGTTCACTTAGGTTTAGCCGCTGAAGGTCTGGGTACTAAGATCAATGCAATGCTTCAGCAGCAAGCGGACATTGCCGAGTTCCGTAGCTTCCTAGATAAGATCTACAACGATACGCAAGGTCAGAAAGTTGATTTCGCGAGTTTCTCGGATGACGAAATTATTGAATTGGCGAATAACCTGAAACGTGGTGTTCCATTAGCGTCACCGGTATTTGACGGTGTTAACGAAGATCAGATCAAGGCGTTGTTACGTTTGGCAGATCTTCCTGAGTCAGGTCAGATGACGTTGTTTGATGGTCTGACCGGTGAGAAGTTCGATCGTCCTGTAACCGTTGGCTACATGTACTACTTGAAGCTTAACCACTTGGTTGACGATAAGATGCACGCTCGTTCAACAGGTCCTTACTCGCTGGTTACTCAGCAGCCGTTGGGTGGTAAGGCCCAGTTCGGTGGTCAGCGTTTCGGTGAAATGGAGGTGTGGGCACTTGAAGCATACGGTGCTGCCTTTACCCTGCAGGAAATGCTAACGGTTAAGTCCGATGACTTGAACGGTCGTACAAGAATGTATAAGAACATTGTTGACGGTAATGAATATATGGAACCTGGTATGCCAGAATCATTCAGCGTATTACGCAAAGAAATTCGTGCATTAGGTATTGATATCGAGTTGGAGCAAGATTAATGAAAGATTTACTTGGTTTTCTAAAAAAACAAAATGTGAGTAGCGACTTTGACGCTATTAAGGTTTCTCTTGCTTCGCCGGAAAAAATCCGTTCATGGTCTTATGGTGAAGTTAAAAAGCCAGAAACAATCAACTACCGTACGTTCAAGCCTGAGCGTGACGGTCTGTTCTGTGCGAAGATTTTCGGGCCTATCCGTGACTTCGAATGTTTGTGTGGTAAATACAAGCGTTTGAAGCACCGTGGTGTCATCTGTGAGAAATGTGGTGTTGAGGTAACTCAATCTAAAGTGCGTCGTGAGCGTATGGGTCACATCGACCTTGCCACTTCTGTAGCCCACATCTGGTTCTTGAAGTCATTGCCTTCACGTATCGGTTTGATGTTGGATATGACTTTAAAAGAAATCGAAGCGGTGCTTTACTTCGAAGCGTTCATGGTTGTTGATCCAGGTCTAACGCCGCTTGAGCCTTGGCAGTTGCTTTCTGAAGAAGAATACCTGGATGCACTAGATGAACATGGTGATGAATTCGAGGCGCAGATGGGTGCTGAAGCCATCAAGAAGATGCTACAGGCGATCGATCTTGAAGCGGAAGCGGAGCGTCTACGTACAGAGATGGATAACACCAACTCTGAAACTAAGCAGAAGAAGATTTCTAAGCGCTTGAAGCTAATCGAATCTTTCCTACAGTCGGGTAACAAACCAGAGTGGATGATTCTTGATGTGCTTCCGGTTCTTCCGCCTGAGCTACGCCCGCTGGTGCCGCTAGATGGTGGTCGTTTTGCGACTTCTGATTTGAACGATCTATATCGTCGTGTTATCAACCGTAACAACCGTCTGAAGCGTCTATTGGACCTAATGGCACCGGATATCATCGTACGTAACGAAAAGCGTATGTTGCAGGAGTCTGTCGATTCATTGCTAGATAACGGTCGTCGTGGTCGTGCCGTAACCGGTACCAACAAGCGTCAACTTAAATCTTTGGCTGATATGATCAAAGGTAAGCAGGGTCGTTTCCGTCAAAACTTGCTTGGTAAGCGTGTTGACTACTCTGGTCGTTCGGTAATCGTAGTTGGTCCTACATTGCGTCTACACCAGTGTGGTCTGCCGAAGAAAATGGCACTTGAGCTATTCAAGCCGTTTATCTTCTCTAAACTACAGAAGCGCGGCATGGCACCGACGATCAAAGCGGCCAAGAAAATGGTTGAGCAGGGGCTGCCGGAAGTATGGGATGTGTTGGATGAGGTTATCCGTGAGCATCCGGTACTGTTGAACCGTGCACCGACACTTCACCGTTTGGGTATCCAGGCGTTTGAGCCGGTGCTTATCGAAGGTAAGGCGATCAACTTGCATCCACTAGTATGTTCGGCGTTCAACGCCGACTTCGATGGTGACCAGATGGCGGTACACGTACCGCTATCTTTGGAAGCTCAGTTAGAAGCACGTACATTGATGATGTCGACTAACAACTTGCTGTCTCCTGCTAACGGTGACCCGATTATCGTACCTTCACAGGACGTTGTACTGGGTCTTTACTACATCACTCGTGAGCGTATCAACGACAAGGGTGAAGGTATGGCGTTTTCAAGCTGGCATGAAGTTCAGCGTGCGCTAGATTCAAAGGAAGTTAACCTGCATACTAAGATCAAGTTGCGTGTCACTGAAACCGTTATCGATGACGAAGGTACCGAAAGCGTTTCAACTCGTATGGTTGATACTACTGCCGGTCGTGCCTTGTTATGCCGTATCCTGCCGCAAGGTCTAAGTTTCGATTTGATCAACTTGAGCTTGACCAAGAAGAACATCAGTGCGGTATTAAACTCTTGTTACCGTCTATTAGGGCCTAAAGAGACCGTAATCTTTGCTGACCAGTTAATGTATGCCGGTTTCAAATGGTCGACTCTAGCCGGTCTGTCTTTCTGTTCGGACGATATGTTGATTCCAGAAGCGAAAACAGGAATCATCGAACGCGCAGAGAAGCAGGTTGAAGAGATTCAGAACCAGTTTACTCAAGGTTTGGTAACGGAAGGTGAGCGTTACAACAAGGTTGTTGATATCTGGTCGCACACTAACGAGTTGGTTACCAAGTCGATGATGGACCAGTTGCAGTTCGAAAACGTGGTTGACAAAGAAGGTAACGAAGTCCAGCAGACATCGTTTAACTCGGTTTACATGATGGCCGACTCTGGGGCGCGTGGTAGTGTGGCTCAGATGCGTCAGCTTGGTGGTATGCGTGGTCTGATGGCGAAGCCGGATGGTTCGATCATCGAAACACCGATCACCGCGAACTTCCGTGAAGGTCTAAACGTACTTCAGTACTTCATCTCGACTCACGGTGCTCGTAAAGGTCTTGCCGATACAGCGTTGAAGACAGCTAACTCAGGTTACTTGACTCGTCGTCTAGTAGACGTTGCTCAGGACGTGGTTGTAACTGAAAACGACTGTGGTACTGAAGCGGGTATCCGTATGGCGGCACACGTTGAAGGTGGTGATATCATTGAATCACTAAAAGATCGTGTACTAGGTCGTATTACCAATGAAGACGTAATCACTCAAAGTGGTGATGTGTTGGTTGAAAAAGGCACATTGATCGATGAGAAAATCGCTACTTTGATCGATGAGAACGGTGTTGACCACGTTAACGTACGTTCACCGATGACTTGTGAAACCAAATTCGGTATCTGTCAGCAGTGTTACGGGCGTGACTTGGCACGCGGTCACCTTGTTAATATGGGTGAGGCTGTCGGTGTTATGGCGGCACAGTCGATCGGTGAGCCGGGTACTCAGTTGACAATGCGTACCTTCCACATCGGTGGTACGGCTTCTGGTTCTGCGGCGCAGAGTCAGATCGAAGTTAAGCACACAGGTTCAATCAAGTGGGAAAACATCAAGGCGATCAAGAATTCTGATGGTCAATTGATTGTTACTTCTCGTTCTGGTGCGGTATCGGTTGTTGATGAGACAGGTCGTGAGCAAGAGCGTTATAAGATTAACTACGGTTCAACATTAACTGTTGAAGACGGTGGCTCTATTGAATCCGGTGCAATTCTGGCTCAGTGGGATCCGCATACTCACCCGGTTATCACCGAAGTTGAAGGTAATATCGCCTTCGGTAACTTCGAAGGAACTGTAGAAGAGCGTGTTGATGAGTTGACCGGTTTGACATCTTACGTTGTTAAGGATGCTAAAGAGCGCATGGCCTCTGCAAAAGAGACTCGCCCTTATATCACGCTAGTGGATGCGAAAGGTGAACAGGTTTGTTTCGCCGGTACGCAAACACCTGCTATGTACTACCTGCCTGAAAACTCGGTAGTGGTTGTACAAGAAAGTGCAGCGGTTGGTTCCGGTGACGTTCTTGCTCGTATCCCGCAAGCGTCTTCGAAGAACAAGGATATCACCGGGGGTCTACCTCGAGTTGCAGACTTGTTCGAAGCTCGTCAACCAAAAGAGCCGGCTATTATGGCTGAGGTAACAGGTGTTGTTGGTTTCGGTAAAGAGACCAAAGGTAAGCAGCGCCTGGTTATCACTCAGGATAGCGGTGAGCAGTATGAAACATTGATTCCTAAGTGGCGTACAGTCAGTGTGTTTGAAGGTGAGCGCGTTGAGCGTGGTGACGTCGTTGTTGACGGTAACTCAAACCCACATGATATCCTACGTCTTCTTGGTATCGAAAAACTTGCCGAATACATCGTTGATGAAGTTCAAGATGTATATCGTCTGCAGGGTGTAAAAATTAACGATAAGCACATCGAGACGATCGTTCGTCAGATGTTGCGTAAAGTTGAAGTCAAGAACGCTGGTGATACAGGTCTGATCCGTGGTGAACAGGCTGAGTATGCGAATGTTCTTGAACTGAATGAAAAAGCGCGCGAAGAAGGTAAAGTTGAAGCGTCGTTCGAACGTGTATTGCTTGGTATCACTAAAGCATCGTTGGCGACAGAATCATTTATCTCTGCGGCGTCGTTCCAGGAAACAACTCGTGTATTGACCGAAGCTGCGGTAAGCGGTAAACGTGATACATTGGTTGGTCTGAAAGAGAACGTTATCGTTGGTCGTCTGATTCCGGCTGGTACAGGTTTTGCCTATCACCAGGCGCGTAAGGCGGCAAGCGAAAAATCAATGGCTGAACTGCAGGCTTTTGTAAATGCTGATACATCAGCGGATGCGGAAGTGTCTGAAGAAGCGGTTGTTGAGAATGTTGAAGGATCTGAAAACTTAGACGCTTAATGTAAATAATTTCAAGTAGTTAATGCTTGACTTATTGATAATAGGTCTCTAAAATCGTCAATCCTAAATTTGTAGACCCGAATTTCGGGTCTGCGCTATCGTTTATGTGTAAGAGTTAATCTCAAATTGGAGAAAATTAATGGCTACTATTAACCAGTTGGTGCGTAAGCCGCGTAAGGATAAGCGTAAAGTTTCAAACGTTGCAGCTCTTGAGGCATGTCCTCAGCGTCGTGGTGTTTGTACGCGTGTTTATACAACAACCCCTAAGAAGCCAAACTCTGCTCTGCGTAAAGTTGCGCGTGTACGTTTAACGAATGGTTATGAAGTCGCTTCCTACATTGGTGGTGAAGGTCATAACTTGCAGGAGCACTCGGTAATTCTAATCCGTGGTGGTCGTGTTAAAGATTTACCTGGTGTGCGATATCACACAGTTCGTGGTGCATTGGATTGTGCCGGCGTATCTGATCGTAAGCAAGGTCGTTCTAAGTACGGTGCTAAGCGTCCTAAGGGTTAATCTGCGGATTAATCGCTTAACATACGTTTAGCAATATTTAGTGTTCAATTTATACCGGAAGAGTTAAGAATGGCAAGAAGAAGAGAAATTCCAAAACGTCAGGTACTACCTGATCCAAAGTTTGGAGATACAACGTTAACGAAGTTCGTTAACATGATTATGGTTAGCGGTAAAAAATCCGTTGCTGAAAAAATCGTTTATGGTGCGCTAGATGTTCTAGTTGAGCGTCGTAAAGGTGGTGAGCAGGCTGAATTGTTAAAAGAAGCCTTAGACAACATCGGTCCAATGGTTGAGGTTAAGTCTCGTCGTGTTGGTGGTGCTACTTATCAGGTTCCTGTTGAAGTTCGTGCCGATCGTAAGGTTGCTCTAGCTATGCGTTGGCTTGTAGAAGCCTCTCGTAAGCGTAGTGAAAAAGGCATGATGCTTCGTCTAGCTGGTGAGTTAGGTGATGCGCTTGAGAACCGTGGTTCTGCGATCAAGAAGAAAGAAGATACACATAGAATGGCAGAGGCTAACAAAGCCTTCTCTCATTTCCGTTGGTAATCTGCTTAAGGCCCTGCTAAGGGCCTTTGTTATTTATTGTTTAAATAAAAGGTTAATAAAGTGGCACGTAAAACCCCTTTAGAAAGATATCGTAATATCGGTATCATGGCCCACATCGATGCGGGTAAAACTACAACGACCGAGCGTATCCTTTACTACACTGGTGTATCTCACAAAATCGGTGAGGTTCATGACGGTGGTGCGACTATGGACTGGATGGAGCAGGAACAGGAGCGTGGTATCACAATCACTTCTGCTGCGACAACATGTTTCTGGTCAGGTATGGCTCGTCAGTATCCTGAGCACCGCGTAAACATTATCGATACTCCGGGACACGTTGACTTCACTATCGAAGTAGAACGTTCTCTACGTGTACTTGATGGTGCGGTAACTTGTTTCTGTTCTGTATCTGGTGTTGAGCCTCAGTCTGAGACTGTATGGCGTCAGGCTGATAAGTACGGCGTTCCTCGTATGGGCTTCGTCAACAAGATGGACCGTGCAGGTGCTAACTTCCTTAACGTATGTAAAATGGTTGTTGACCGTTTAGGTGCAACACCAGTTCCAATGCAACTACCGATCGGTGCTGAAGAATCTTTCCGCGGTGTTGTGGATCTAGTTAAGATGAAGGCAATCTACTGGGAAGAAGAAAACATGGGTATGCAGTATACCTATGAAGAAATTCCAGAAGATATGGTTGACCTATGTCAGGAATGGCGTGAAAAAATGGTTGAATCAGCTGCTGAAGCGTCTGAAGAGCTTATGGATAAGTACCTTGAAGAAGGTGATTTATCTGAAGAAGACATCAAGGCCGGTATTCGTCAGCGCTGTATCGATGTAGAAATCGTTCCTATGTTCTGTGGTTCTGCTTTCAAGAACAAGGGTGTTCAGACTCTACTAGATGCGGTTATCGACTTTATGCCAGCTCCTGTTGACGTTCCTGCGATCAAAGGTGAGCTTGAAGACGGTACTCCTGCTGAGCGTCACTCAACTGACGATGAGCCATTTGCGTCACTAGCGTTCAAGATCATGACTGACCCTTATGTTGGTACGCTAACATTCTTCCGTGTATATTCTGGTGTGCTTGAAGCAGGTAGCCCGGTTTATAACTCGGTTAAAGAGAAGCGTGAACGTGTTGGTCGTATCCTGCAGATGCACTCAAACTCTCGTGAAGAGATCAAAGAAGTCCGTGCTGGTGATATTGCTTGTGCGGTAGGTCTTAAAGATACGACTACTGGTGATACTTTATGTGATCCGGATAACAAGATCATTCTTGAGCGTATGGAATTCCCTGAGCCGGTAATCTCGATTGCTATCGAGCCTAAGACTAAGGCAGACCAAGAGAAAATGGGTATCGCTTTAGGTAAATTAGCGGCAGAAGATCCATCATTCCGTGTACATACAGACGAAGAAACTAACCAGACTATCATTTCTGGTATGGGTGAGCTTCACCTAGATATCATCGTTGACCGTATGAAGCGTGAATTCAAGGTTGAAGCGAATATCGGTGCGCCTCAGGTTTCTTACCGTGAAACAATCAAGAGCGCTGTTGAAGCTGATGGTAAGTTTGTACGTCAGTCTGGTGGTCGTGGTCAGTATGGTCATGTTGTATTCAA
Above is a window of Thiomicrorhabdus sediminis DNA encoding:
- the rpoC gene encoding DNA-directed RNA polymerase subunit beta', yielding MKDLLGFLKKQNVSSDFDAIKVSLASPEKIRSWSYGEVKKPETINYRTFKPERDGLFCAKIFGPIRDFECLCGKYKRLKHRGVICEKCGVEVTQSKVRRERMGHIDLATSVAHIWFLKSLPSRIGLMLDMTLKEIEAVLYFEAFMVVDPGLTPLEPWQLLSEEEYLDALDEHGDEFEAQMGAEAIKKMLQAIDLEAEAERLRTEMDNTNSETKQKKISKRLKLIESFLQSGNKPEWMILDVLPVLPPELRPLVPLDGGRFATSDLNDLYRRVINRNNRLKRLLDLMAPDIIVRNEKRMLQESVDSLLDNGRRGRAVTGTNKRQLKSLADMIKGKQGRFRQNLLGKRVDYSGRSVIVVGPTLRLHQCGLPKKMALELFKPFIFSKLQKRGMAPTIKAAKKMVEQGLPEVWDVLDEVIREHPVLLNRAPTLHRLGIQAFEPVLIEGKAINLHPLVCSAFNADFDGDQMAVHVPLSLEAQLEARTLMMSTNNLLSPANGDPIIVPSQDVVLGLYYITRERINDKGEGMAFSSWHEVQRALDSKEVNLHTKIKLRVTETVIDDEGTESVSTRMVDTTAGRALLCRILPQGLSFDLINLSLTKKNISAVLNSCYRLLGPKETVIFADQLMYAGFKWSTLAGLSFCSDDMLIPEAKTGIIERAEKQVEEIQNQFTQGLVTEGERYNKVVDIWSHTNELVTKSMMDQLQFENVVDKEGNEVQQTSFNSVYMMADSGARGSVAQMRQLGGMRGLMAKPDGSIIETPITANFREGLNVLQYFISTHGARKGLADTALKTANSGYLTRRLVDVAQDVVVTENDCGTEAGIRMAAHVEGGDIIESLKDRVLGRITNEDVITQSGDVLVEKGTLIDEKIATLIDENGVDHVNVRSPMTCETKFGICQQCYGRDLARGHLVNMGEAVGVMAAQSIGEPGTQLTMRTFHIGGTASGSAAQSQIEVKHTGSIKWENIKAIKNSDGQLIVTSRSGAVSVVDETGREQERYKINYGSTLTVEDGGSIESGAILAQWDPHTHPVITEVEGNIAFGNFEGTVEERVDELTGLTSYVVKDAKERMASAKETRPYITLVDAKGEQVCFAGTQTPAMYYLPENSVVVVQESAAVGSGDVLARIPQASSKNKDITGGLPRVADLFEARQPKEPAIMAEVTGVVGFGKETKGKQRLVITQDSGEQYETLIPKWRTVSVFEGERVERGDVVVDGNSNPHDILRLLGIEKLAEYIVDEVQDVYRLQGVKINDKHIETIVRQMLRKVEVKNAGDTGLIRGEQAEYANVLELNEKAREEGKVEASFERVLLGITKASLATESFISAASFQETTRVLTEAAVSGKRDTLVGLKENVIVGRLIPAGTGFAYHQARKAASEKSMAELQAFVNADTSADAEVSEEAVVENVEGSENLDA
- the rpsG gene encoding 30S ribosomal protein S7 — translated: MARRREIPKRQVLPDPKFGDTTLTKFVNMIMVSGKKSVAEKIVYGALDVLVERRKGGEQAELLKEALDNIGPMVEVKSRRVGGATYQVPVEVRADRKVALAMRWLVEASRKRSEKGMMLRLAGELGDALENRGSAIKKKEDTHRMAEANKAFSHFRW
- the rpsL gene encoding 30S ribosomal protein S12, whose protein sequence is MATINQLVRKPRKDKRKVSNVAALEACPQRRGVCTRVYTTTPKKPNSALRKVARVRLTNGYEVASYIGGEGHNLQEHSVILIRGGRVKDLPGVRYHTVRGALDCAGVSDRKQGRSKYGAKRPKG